From the genome of Prunus persica cultivar Lovell chromosome G8, Prunus_persica_NCBIv2, whole genome shotgun sequence:
ttcatttatttaattgtaCGTATTCTGATATAAGAAGGGGGAATCAAACTTAAAACCTCTTGAGTAGGGATaatactcttaaccacttgagctaccTCGTACAGATAGCATCACAGCTGCTGCGGGGCAGTTCAACTCAAGTTCCTTTCTTTCATCCAGAATAATGCACCACTTTCTGCCTATCCCCAGTAACCATAAAGAGAGTTAAAACATGCTCTACTATTTGACTATTCCGCTTAATTATCAAGAGcgcaaaaaatcaaataaaatgttTAACAGGTCCCTTAATTGCTAAGCAGCATCATGTTGAAGTTCAGTTTAAAGTTCAAAACATGCTGCGTTCTTTCCCTTGGGGCTTGGTACAACTGCAAATACATTGCTGGCACAGCAACAATTTAAATGGAACAAGAAAGCTGATCTACCGAGGGAACGGCTAGCAGACTGATTTAGAAGTCTCTGCGACTTGCCTTAATCACCACACGGGATTTAATTTTCGGCTGATGCATAGAAACatgtatttcaatttaaagTAATGCTTTTACAAATGGACTGTATAAGAACTTGTTTTCATACAAATTACAACTTCTAATCCTAACTACACACTACACCTCGTGAACAATTATATTACAGCAAAGCAGCTTCATCTCAAGTTCCATTAGACTTGAACTCTGGTTCTTACACCAACTGCCAGTGGAGAAACAATTGTACAACAAATGATAAATGTGTAGACGAATTTTCTGAACGGTCAAGTTCAGATTATGAAGCCAGGAtatctctttttccttcatgcATTTTCTGAAAAACAGGGTGAAAGTAGAGGTACTCGTTGATGCAAGCAGCAAAAAAGGAAGCATAATCGCAAAAAACCGTCATTGAAGGGAAACATCATTCCCGGGTAGCAGATATGACAAGAGAATTTCATTCCACATATCAGGTACACCAGGTAGGCACCAATGGCTACAATCAGGCACTGATGGATTATCGCTCCAAGTACCCACATGGCCATCACTTCGGAATGCTACCATAGGTGTAACATGCAGAACAGTTACAGGGACGGTCATTTTCCTCACAATCTTGATAATGATGTTTGAAATTGAGCTTTGGTCCCTTCCCTTAGGGCTTGACAAAGGATGTCGAGTTACTTTGCATGAATTATGGTTACGGCCACTGGTACATATAAGAATCACTAGCAGTCAAGTTTTGCACGAGTATGTTTGTATTCAGGAACAACaatgaaaattaaacataTACCTCAATTTACAAGATTTAGCTTCCATAAAGCAGAAAATAGGACAAATTTATAGATAACAGGTTAGATTGCTTCAAATCAGCGAATAACAGTGTATTTACACGATTAACCATTGACTAGAGTAATTTGAGGCCATAAAGACTTGGAAATTCTTGTTGATCCCAGACTAAcccaaaataaatcagaaagaacaaaataatCCAAGCAACTATTTACTTGTCTGCTTAGTCTTTCTAAGTTCCCTGAGGATTTTCAGAAAAACTGTAATTTTATGATATAGAACCCCATTAGAAAACAACCAAAGAGGAGCAACATGGACGGAGATGTTATATTCAGAAggctaaataaataacaaagaaaCATGGAAGATAAAAAGCGCATAAAGGTGTAGAATGCGCTAATGGGATCAAAAGCgcgcaaaagaaaaaaataatattcatgATAACACAAGTGTAAACCAACTACAAGTCAAATAAATTGCCAACGACAGTATAGTCGTTAGAACTAGATGCAATCAAAGTCCAGCAGCCTTAAGAAGCTAAAACCAGAAAGTTGGCAGCAAGTATCATAACTAACTTCATAACGCACCTCCAATGGGATGTCTCAAAACTCCTGAAAAATACACTTGTTCTGTTTGTATTGATCATTGTCTCAGCCCAAGATGACCAAGTGTTTAAAGCTGTCTTGAAGGCAGTGGTGATTGGCATTCCAAGCTTCAGTGATTTACCCTCTTGAAAATAGCAGCCCCTGTCTGGAGAAATGTTAGACTTGCTTTGttttctatattttattttttggtctctGTGTGTATCTGTTGGAGTATTTGTTGAAACAAAAGTGCTACAAGCATTCTCAAATGTATTTTGGGAATCTCTTCATAACAAAAGCTAAATCTGAACAAACTTATGGAAATCTGATTGAGACCCAATGGTATGTTGAAAAAACATAATCATtcataccaaaaaataaaaataaaaaaaataattggagGTGCATATAAACTAACAGAAAATAACAACAGAAAACTACCCAACTTGCAAGTACATATGCATTCGCTCAGACAATCCTGAATACATGAGTAGGTgagggagagggagggagagagaccCGCCAACATAGCACTAAGAAGTTGAGTATGGAAAATAGCAAATAGGGTCTGAAGTACAATGTTAAAATAACCTTCATTTATGCATTTCTTTCCAGCATTTATCTCCAAATATGTCTTTGACTTATAATTCAGAGCACCACCCCTTAgctgttgaaattttttcaatttcttttttgcctTTACTTGTAAATGAAATTTACTAGCTCATTTACAAGTATTATACAAAGCATATACATCATCTACAATAAATACAAGAATCATAACAGCTATAGAATTTGCATCACCAACAAACTTCAACCAAGACTTTGGCCACACCAGTACTAAGGGAAATTCTACCTCTCCTGGCAAAGTTAACCTTCTTAAAGGGCACTAACATGCAGAAGGCCTTCAAatctttttattaataataactaACATGCATGGGCCTTAAAAACATCCTCTCTTTTAGGAAACGATGAATATGTTGGACTCCACTGCATGCACTAATCAACATCTATACCAAGAAACGTGGAGTATGAATGCTTGATGCACAACCAGTTAACAGCGCAGATTCTCGGAACTGAACGTTGGAGGGGTGAGGGATTAAAGATGAATgtaccaaaaatatataaccTAAAGGTAGACTAAGTAAAAAACCCTCTCTCTTAGGTAAGATAAAAAGTTGAAATCCAGTACATGCATTACATTTTGTGCATTTATCAACATCTATACCAAAAAGCATGGAGCATGAAAGCATGATGCACAAGCAGTTAAAGTGAAGATTATGGAACTGAATGTAGGGGAATTTGAAGAGAAATGAATCACATAAATATAGAATCATAAACCAACTTTGTACACTTTGTTAACATAAAAAAGCATCCTACAAAAATAACTGAAAAGTAGACTAATACACACACCAAATACAGGATTTATGAAAGACAATGATCAGGAGACTAGGTAACTCACATTTCAAAAAGTTTACTTGGTGTCCACCAGTGCCCTGaattgaaaaccaaaatatcaGAATCAATCCATTCTTTGctaatttcatccaatttgtcAACTCTGAGCGTTGACTTAACCCTCTTTGGTGCTCGGTTTGGAGCTGAAGCCGGCTGCACTAGGAAAACTGACCGATAAAAGTCAATTCTGAGATCAAACGAACTAAACCGAACGGCTAAAAATCTAATCCGCTTAGTGATTTTATTCCCATTCACTTCATAAACACTCGTCTTATCCTCCACCCCTGTCATGAGTAAACATATCAAAGATTCCCACTGTGTTCTACCTAAAGAGtcaccaacaaaaacaatCCGTTTCCCACGAAGTGTTTCAAGAACTGCACGCACATCAAACCTAGGAATATCACAATTCTTTGGCTTCCACCTCCATTTAGCATAACCCTTATCTTTCCGCCCATTAGCCAAGCAATTAAATCCAATTTCTGCAAATGGACATTGTGAGGCATTGTACAAAGGGTAACTTTCATCTGGAATCCATCTTCCTTCAAAAACATTACATTTTTCAACAGAAGTAGTGGAATTAGAAATTCCATAGCTATGAACCACTGGGGGAACCCTGggaaacaaatacaaaaatgcACATGACATGGCAACAACAAAGGACACCAATGAGCCAATTGCAACTAGTCCATTGATTGTTTGAAAACCCCAGATTTTACCATGACCCCTCATCATCTCAttaccaaaattcaaaacccttTTGTAGAAAATCCTGAATTGAACAAACAAGTCCAAATTAACGTTTCTCACTATCTCCATCAtttacaaaacaaacccagatgaagaagaatcccAGCTGAAATCATATATGAGACATAAAAGATTAGGCAACccagaagaaacaaatttatgtATTAATAAACCATCAATAAAGTATGAAAATTGAGCCAAGACTTGGAACTGCCTACTAACCAATACATGATCAGCTACATCACaaaccaagaacaaaaattggTAACTTGAAGAGAGCCGAAAACAAGCAAACGAGCAAAGTAAACAGCAAGCTTACAGATTCACCAACTGGGTTTTGCGAGAAAGCACTTGGTTGTGGTTTTGACTGGTTCTgccagaagagaagagaagagaagttgGTTGGTGGAGGAGCAAATGGGAAATAAAGGTGAAGGACGATGGCATTTTTGGTTAACTTAGAACCTGGTTCAGGTTGGTCTGAGTGAACATGACCTCTCAACCGAAATGTTCAAATGTTGAAAATTGTTCTGTTATTTTTAAAGTGACTCTTGTCGGTGGGTTCTTAACCAAAAAACAGTGCTCAGTGGGCTTGAACACGTGGGATAACTCCATTGGGTGCGCTGGGCCGGACTCGTGAGCGCTCTCGTCTTTTGTACTGTACTTGACGGATACCTTGTCTTTGTTccgtttattttatttacaagcaaatgataaataatttattttaaaaaaaatactatttCTTTCTAGCAACTGTGGATTTTAAGGTCCGTCGAATTTCTAATTTTACTATTTATTTGAGGTTGtttcattaataaataaataaattgatttcaCAACTTACCCCATTAAATCATCtatgtataaaaataataattttattcatCAAAAAACAACTGAATCATAGCATTAGAGAACATAAATCCACAAAAGATTCTAACATCAAGAGGAAAACTACTActgataaaaattaaaataacgAGGTTCTAAGTTCAAGTCCTTTATTCCTcattgataaaaaaataataataataaaataaaatgtctgAAAGCATGAAGAGagaaactaaataaaaaagactggGGAgggatatatttttttttgggagtgTCAAAGACAAGTCAGGGAATTAACCCTCTTGTGATTCCTTtctgcttcttttttcttttctaattgtGTTCTAGTcactattattttgttaagctCTCTTCCGAATTTCTAATCATAGTAGACTCAATATGCTCCCATTTGGCCTCTAGTGACTCCCCACCTGATGtggaagaaataaaagaaccaTTTGTATAAAACCAGTCAACCCGTTTTCGTTGTTTGCGAGAAGGAATGAAGGATGAATTCCTAACAATATAGGTAAGAAGTCCTAATTACGGCAGGATTATCCAAAAAGGAGTAAATACAACCTTGAGTAAAAAAGGATACTAAAATTACCTGATCGGAGAGGGAAAGATCTCTGTATAAACCCCACAACTCAAGGTCAGTCTCATAACTTGTTGTagaaattaaaggaaaaagaaacacaGTGTTTACGTGGTTCAGCTTAGTTTGCCTTCATTTCGTGAACCAAATAGGGTCAGGCaacaattttccatttttggacttactaaacataaaaaagtaattgattttttattccCAAATCTCATTTTCCATAAACCAAACGGGATCTTTGTTCAtcataaacagaaaattagcTTCTCTGGTACATAAAGTGCACTCATACAATAGCCAACTGAAAACAATTAATGCACACATCAGGTAACCAAGCTACGCTCATAAAGAGCAGTCTAACAGCCAACTGCCAACCAACTCCACTGAGCcaacataataataaatgaaGGAAATAACTCTGCACATAGTCCAATACTTGCAAAGCTTTCCTCTTGAGATTTttgaaacttcaaattaaactctctcttAATTTTTGTTGCTCGATTAAGCCTTGTGCATTGTCTTTTCTTCAATCACCCATGGAGAAAACACGATCATCCCTCTTCATTCTCCCACTAACGAAAGTCTTATCACTATTCTTAGTATTGATGGAGGTGAAATGAGAGGGATTATTACAGAGTTATACTCAAATTCCTAGAGTTTGAGCTTCAGGTGAAAAGATCAAAACTAGAAATCTATACATGTTTAGCggaattattaattatgagCAATATATAATACGAAACTTTATTCACCAGACAATGTTTCATTCATTAAAATATAGGGTTATTTGTAGCAACCCAATATCTAATTGAGTGACCTTCGTAGGGACTAATGGTGCAATATAACACTTAATTGAGTGACCTCtgtaactattttttaaagttgagtgaccaaaatgtaactctgagtatagttgagggaccattgctacaaataaccatttttattttttttttgttatttcattttataaatatttggaaTGAATTTCTAAGTTTACCCATGGATTTAACGGAAAAATAGACAAACTTGACGAAAGGGACTAGTAATGCAACACCATACATAATTGGAGGAACTCTGCAGCTATTTTTGGAGTTgagtgaccaaaatgtaactACGGGTATAGTCCagggaccattgctacaaaaaaccctaaaatatatTAGACCAATATGCATTTTTGTTAGCCGATACCATGTTATTTGAACTTATAAGATATAATAGTGACATGTGTAACACAAGGTTCATATGTTATGGAGCGtataatatagataaataaatacgcGTATTACAATAGTGCTATACCTAGTTAGCATATTTGCTCCACTTCTCACAATTTGATGTTGGTGTGTTTCtcatgcttttttttaaatatacataaaa
Proteins encoded in this window:
- the LOC18767053 gene encoding protein trichome berefringence-like 7 — encoded protein: MMEIVRNVNLDLFVQFRIFYKRVLNFGNEMMRGHGKIWGFQTINGLVAIGSLVSFVVAMSCAFLYLFPRVPPVVHSYGISNSTTSVEKCNVFEGRWIPDESYPLYNASQCPFAEIGFNCLANGRKDKGYAKWRWKPKNCDIPRFDVRAVLETLRGKRIVFVGDSLGRTQWESLICLLMTGVEDKTSVYEVNGNKITKRIRFLAVRFSSFDLRIDFYRSVFLVQPASAPNRAPKRVKSTLRVDKLDEISKEWIDSDILVFNSGHWWTPSKLFEMGCYFQEGKSLKLGMPITTAFKTALNTWSSWAETMINTNRTSVFFRSFETSHWSGRNHNSCKVTRHPLSSPKGRDQSSISNIIIKIVRKMTVPVTVLHVTPMVAFRSDGHVGTWSDNPSVPDCSHWCLPGVPDMWNEILLSYLLPGNDVSLQ